In Canis lupus dingo isolate Sandy chromosome 27, ASM325472v2, whole genome shotgun sequence, one genomic interval encodes:
- the PRPF40B gene encoding pre-mRNA-processing factor 40 homolog B isoform X8, protein MAGPERSSGSYFLSVPDSGPRPPAAPAPFPPGPPMMPPPFMPPPGIPPPFPPMGLPPMSQRPPAIPPMPPGIMPPMLPPMGAPPPLTQIPGMVPPMMPGMLMPAVPVTAATAPGADTASSAVAGTGPPRALWSEHVAPDGRIYYYNADDKQSVWEKPSVLKSKAELLLSQCPWKEYKSDTGKPYYYNNQSKESRWTRPKDLDDLEALVKQEAAGKQQQQQPQILQPQPPQPQPEPPPGPPGPTPLPLGLLEPEPGGSEDCDMSEAAQPVEQGFLQQPEEGPSSAAGQHQPPQQEEEESKPEPERSGLSWSNREKAKQAFKELLRDKAVPSNASWEQAMKMVVTDPRYSALPKLSEKKQAFNAYKAQREKEEKEEARLRAKEAKQTLQHFLEQHERMTSTTRYRRAEQTFGELEVWAVVPERDRKEVYDDVLFFLAKKEKEQAKQLRRRNIQALKSILDGMSSVNFQTTWSQAQQYLMDNPSFAQDHQLQNMDKEDALICFEEHIRALEREEEEERERARLRERRQQRKNREAFQTFLDELHETGQLHSMSTWMELYPAVSTDVRFANMLGQPGSTPLDLFKFYVEELKARFHDEKKIIKDILKDRGFCVEVNTAFEDFAHVISFDKRAAALDAGNIKLTFNSLLEKAEAREREREKEEARRMRRREAAFRSMLRQAVPALELGTAWEEVRERFVCDSAFEQITLESERIRLFREFLQVLETECQHLHTKGRKHGRKGKKHHRKRSRSPSFPDLRASGGQGTCALTGIC, encoded by the exons ATGCCTCCTCCAGGAATCCCCCCACCCTTTCCTCCGATGGGACTGCCCCCCATGAGTCAGAGACCACCAGCCATCCCCCCGATGCCCCCCGGCATCATGCCCCCAATGCTTCCACCAATGGGGGCACCACCGCCACTCACGCAG ATACCAGGAATGGTACCTCCCATGATGCCAGGAATGCTGATGCCAGCGGTGCCTGTCACCGCAGCG ACGGCTCCGGGTGCGGACACAGCCAGCT CTGCTGTGGCTGGGACAGGCCCTCCG AGGGCCCTGTGGAGTGAGCATGTGGCCCCTGACGGGCGCATCTACTACTACAATGCTGACGACAAGCAGTCCGTGTGGGAGAAGCCCAGCGTGCTCAAGTCCAAGGCAGAG TTGCTGCTGTCCCAGTGTCCCTGGAAAGAGTACAAGTCAGACACGGGCAAACCTTACTACTATAACAACCAGAGTAAGGAGTCTCGCTGGACCCGGCCCAAGGACCTGGATGAcctggagg CTTTAGTCAAACAAGAGGCTGCAGG gaaacagcagcagcagcagccccagatACTGCAGCCGCAGCCACCTCAGCCCCAGCCTGAGCCCCCGCCTGGGCCGCCTggccccacccctctgcccctgggCCTTCTAGAGCCTGAGCCAGGTGGGAGTGAAGATTGCGATATGTCAGAGGCTGCCCAGCCTGTGGAGCAGGGGTTTCTGCAGCAGCCGGAGGAGGGCCCCAGCAG TGCTGCTGGACAGCATCAGCCACcacagcaggaggaagaggaatcaAAGCCAGAACCAGAGAGGTCTGGCCTCAGTTGGAGCAACCGGGAGAAGGCAAAGCAGGCCTTCAAGGAGCTGCTGAGGGACAAG GCTGTCCCCTCCAATGCCTCGTGGGAACAGGCCATGAAGATGGTGGTCACCGACCCCCGTTACAG TGCCTTGCCCAAACTGAGTGAGAAAAAGCAGGCATTCAATGCCTACAAGGCGCAgcgggagaaggaggagaaggaagaggcccGGCTAAGGGCCAAGGAGGCCAAGCAGACCTTGCAGCATTTCCTGGAGCAGCACGAACGCATGACCTCCACCACCCGCTACCG GCGAGCAGAACAGACCTTTGGGGAGCTGGAGGTGTGGGCTGTGGTCCCTGAGAGGGATCGAAAAGAGGTTTATGATGATGTCCTCTTCTTCCTGGCAAAGAAGGAGAAG GAACAAGCCAAGCAGCTCCGGCGCCGCAACATCCAGGCCCTGAAGAGCATCCTGGATGGGATGAGTAGTGTCAACTTCCAAACTACATGGTCCCAGGCCCAGCAGTACCTCATGGATAACCCCAGCTTTGCTCAGGACCACCAGCTGCAGA ACATGGACAAGGAAGATGCACTGATCTGCTTTGAGGAGCACATCCGAGctttggagagggaggaggaggaggagcgggagcgaGCCCGCCTTCGGGAGCGGCGTCAGCAACGCAAGAACCGGGAGGCCTTCCAG ACCTTCCTGGACGAGCTGCACGAGACAGGGCAGCTGCACTCTATGTCCACCTGGATGGAGCTGTACCCAGCGGTCAGCACCGATGTCCGCTTTGCCAACATGCTGGGCCAGCCGG GCTCCACCCCTCTGGACTTGTTCAAGTTCTATGTGGAAGAGTTGAAGGCACGATTCCATGATGAGAAGAAGATCATTAAGGACATCCTTAAG GACCGGGGCTTCTGCGTGGAGGTGAACACAGCCTTTGAGGACTTCGCCCACGTCATAAGCTTTGACAAGAGGGCTGCTGCGCTGGACGCAGGCAACATCAAGCTGACCTTCAATAGT CTGCTGGAGAAAGCAGAGGCGCGGGAGAGAGAGCGGGAGAAGGAGGAGGCGCGAAGGATGCGGCGCCGGGAGGCTGCCTTCCGGAGCATGCTGAGGCAGGCCGTGCCGGCCCTGGAGCTGGGCACTGCCTGGGAAGAG GTCCGTGAGCGCTTTGTGTGCGACTCAGCCTTTGAGCAGATCACCCTGGAGTCGGAGCGGATCCGGCTCTTCCGGGAGTTCCTGCAGGTACTGGAG acTGAATGCCAGCACCTTCACACCAAAGGCCGGAAGCACGGCAGAAAGGGCAAGAAGCACCATCGGAAGCGTTCCCGCTCGCCCTCA tTCCCAGACTTGAGGGCTTCTGGAGGCCAGGGAACCTGTGCGCTGACAGGTATCTGCTGA